One Sanguibacter sp. HDW7 DNA window includes the following coding sequences:
- a CDS encoding DUF948 domain-containing protein translates to MSLGDVAGLIAAIAFVLLVGLLAVPLLKLGRVLDEARDAVRELTEHTVPILDEATTTVAETNVQLAKVDTVTTSAAQVAENVSALTGLYASVLGGPLITVASTLHGVRKASARAFSRVRGLDPDDAAPASPAPDLRGRRGSTR, encoded by the coding sequence ATGTCACTCGGAGACGTGGCCGGACTCATCGCCGCGATCGCGTTCGTCCTGCTCGTCGGGCTGCTCGCGGTCCCGCTGCTCAAGCTCGGGCGTGTGCTCGACGAGGCGCGGGACGCGGTGCGTGAGCTCACCGAGCACACGGTGCCGATCCTCGACGAGGCGACGACGACCGTCGCGGAGACGAACGTCCAGCTCGCCAAGGTCGACACGGTGACGACGTCGGCCGCGCAGGTCGCGGAGAACGTCTCGGCGCTCACGGGCCTCTACGCGTCGGTGCTCGGCGGGCCGCTCATCACGGTGGCGAGCACGCTCCACGGCGTGCGCAAGGCGTCCGCCCGCGCGTTCTCGCGCGTGCGCGGGCTGGACCCGGACGACGCCGCCCCGGCGAGCCCGGCCCCTGACCTGCGTGGACGCCGCGGGAGCACCCGATGA